The Petropleomorpha daqingensis genome includes a window with the following:
- the mftE gene encoding mycofactocin biosynthesis peptidyl-dipeptidase MftE produces the protein MRSLAGAVWPDLTHRPLLVVPLGSVEQHGHHLPLATDTVVACAVAEAAVGELDDALLAPALAYGASGEHEGFPGTISLGTEALTGLLVEYGRSACRWASRVLLVNGHGGNHEALAAAGGVLRREGRDVAWFPCGVPGGDAHAGRTETSLMLHVEPEGVLGDQAVAGETRPIGELMPRLRREGVRPVSPTGVLGDPAGASAEEGKELLGALVEGLLAAVAGWDVDATGRLRPRALSR, from the coding sequence ATGAGATCGCTGGCCGGTGCGGTGTGGCCCGACCTGACCCACCGGCCGCTGCTCGTCGTCCCGCTGGGGTCGGTCGAGCAGCACGGCCACCACCTGCCCCTCGCCACCGACACGGTCGTCGCGTGCGCGGTGGCCGAGGCCGCGGTCGGCGAGCTGGACGACGCCCTGCTCGCGCCGGCCCTCGCCTACGGCGCGAGCGGCGAGCACGAGGGCTTCCCGGGCACGATCTCGCTCGGCACCGAGGCGCTCACCGGGCTGCTCGTCGAGTACGGCCGGTCGGCCTGCCGCTGGGCGTCGCGCGTGCTGCTGGTCAACGGGCACGGCGGCAACCACGAAGCCCTGGCGGCGGCGGGCGGCGTCCTGCGCCGGGAGGGCCGCGACGTCGCCTGGTTCCCCTGCGGCGTCCCGGGCGGCGACGCGCACGCCGGGCGCACCGAGACCTCGCTCATGTTGCACGTGGAACCAGAGGGAGTCCTGGGGGATCAAGCGGTCGCGGGGGAGACCCGGCCGATCGGGGAGCTCATGCCCCGGCTGCGCCGCGAGGGGGTGCGTCCGGTCAGCCCGACCGGCGTCCTCGGCGACCCGGCCGGCGCCTCCGCCGAGGAGGGCAAGGAACTGCTCGGCGCGCTGGTCGAGGGCCTGCTCGCCGCCGTCGCCGGCTGGGACGTCGACGCGACCGGCCGCCTGCGCCCTCGCGCTTTGTCGCGGTAA
- a CDS encoding cysteine hydrolase family protein has translation MTPPGWLVVVDMQRVFGDAGSPWTTPRFEEVRPRIQRLVEAFDGRVVVTRFVAPAEPVGAWRQYYDTYPFALQPPDAPLYELVDDPGSAKVLTATTFGKWGPDLAEIVGDGPLTVTGVATDCCVISTVLPAADAGLPVRVVTDACAGSTDDDHDRALRLMSLYEPIVRLTTTAEVLAG, from the coding sequence GTGACCCCGCCGGGCTGGCTGGTCGTCGTCGACATGCAGCGGGTGTTCGGGGACGCCGGCTCCCCCTGGACCACGCCGCGGTTCGAGGAGGTGCGGCCGCGCATCCAGCGGCTGGTCGAGGCCTTCGACGGCCGCGTCGTCGTCACCCGGTTCGTCGCACCCGCCGAGCCGGTGGGTGCCTGGCGCCAGTACTACGACACCTACCCCTTCGCCCTGCAGCCGCCGGACGCGCCGCTCTACGAGCTGGTCGACGACCCGGGCTCGGCGAAGGTGCTGACCGCGACCACGTTCGGCAAGTGGGGCCCCGACCTCGCCGAGATCGTCGGCGACGGCCCGCTCACCGTCACCGGCGTCGCCACCGACTGCTGCGTGATCTCGACGGTCCTGCCCGCCGCCGACGCCGGGCTGCCGGTCCGGGTGGTCACCGACGCCTGCGCCGGGTCCACCGACGACGACCACGACCGCGCGCTGCGGCTCATGTCGCTCTACGAGCCGATCGTCCGGCTGACCACCACGGCCGAGGTCCTCGCGGGTTGA
- a CDS encoding phytochrome sensor protein has product MTTVNPWLALPEGRPSPGLTKRLRAAHETLVTSGPGPARGDVRTVVWDSWRRCLGSGVDPDGTAPPVDLLDGDLLAYRAAHPLAPVMPVIRRLLVEDAEADQMIVAVTDATGRMLWVEGDHRLRSRAAGMNFVEGSRWAEEVAGTNAPGTALAVDHAVQIYGSEHFRRPVQPWSCSAAPVHDPVSGVLLGAIDVTGGDHVASPHVLTLVRATVAAVESELLLQRRAHAGQTFHPPPPVLRTVPQLDVLGRERARLTLPTGVQELSLRHSELLLLLAEAAAAGEGRSAEQLAAECHAGGTAAVTVRAELSRLRRLVGSSLVGSRPYRLLGPLDTDLDRVRRALSRGAVGAALERYAGGVLPSSRAPGVVAARERVAALLRHHVLRSRRPELLMKYSALPEARDDVAVWQACLELLPPSSPRRAEAAASLMRLRRGVRPR; this is encoded by the coding sequence ATGACGACGGTGAACCCCTGGCTGGCGCTCCCCGAGGGCCGCCCCAGCCCGGGGCTGACCAAGCGGCTGCGCGCTGCCCACGAGACGCTCGTGACCTCGGGCCCCGGGCCGGCGCGCGGCGACGTCCGCACCGTCGTCTGGGACTCCTGGCGGCGCTGTCTCGGCAGCGGCGTCGATCCCGACGGCACGGCCCCACCGGTCGACCTGCTCGACGGCGACCTGCTCGCCTACCGCGCGGCGCACCCGCTCGCCCCGGTCATGCCGGTGATCCGGCGGCTGCTGGTCGAGGACGCCGAGGCCGATCAGATGATCGTCGCGGTCACCGACGCGACGGGGCGCATGCTCTGGGTCGAGGGCGACCACCGGCTGCGCTCCCGCGCCGCGGGGATGAACTTCGTCGAGGGTTCCCGCTGGGCCGAGGAGGTCGCGGGCACCAACGCCCCCGGGACGGCGCTCGCGGTCGACCACGCCGTCCAGATCTACGGCAGCGAGCACTTCCGCCGGCCGGTGCAGCCGTGGTCGTGCTCGGCCGCGCCGGTGCACGACCCGGTCAGCGGGGTGCTGCTCGGCGCGATCGACGTCACCGGCGGCGACCACGTGGCCAGCCCGCACGTGCTCACCCTCGTCCGCGCCACCGTGGCCGCCGTCGAGTCCGAGCTGCTGCTGCAGCGGCGCGCGCACGCGGGGCAGACCTTCCACCCGCCGCCGCCCGTGCTGCGCACCGTCCCCCAGCTCGACGTGCTCGGCCGCGAGCGGGCGCGGCTGACCCTGCCCACCGGCGTCCAGGAGCTGTCGCTGCGGCACTCGGAGCTGCTGCTCCTGCTCGCCGAGGCGGCCGCGGCGGGAGAGGGCCGGTCGGCCGAGCAGCTCGCCGCCGAGTGCCACGCGGGTGGGACGGCGGCGGTCACCGTGCGCGCCGAGCTGTCGCGGCTGCGCCGGCTGGTCGGCTCGTCGCTGGTGGGCTCGCGCCCGTACCGGCTGCTCGGGCCGCTGGACACCGACCTCGACCGCGTCCGTCGAGCCCTGAGCCGGGGCGCCGTCGGTGCCGCGCTGGAGCGCTACGCCGGCGGGGTGCTGCCGTCGTCCCGGGCGCCCGGCGTCGTCGCTGCCCGCGAGCGGGTGGCCGCGCTGCTGCGGCACCACGTGCTGCGCAGCCGTCGTCCGGAGCTGCTGATGAAGTACAGCGCGCTGCCCGAGGCACGCGACGACGTCGCCGTCTGGCAGGCCTGCCTCGAGCTGCTGCCGCCGAGCTCGCCGCGGCGGGCCGAGGCCGCCGCCAGCCTGATGCGCCTGCGCCGGGGCGTCCGCCCCCGCTGA
- a CDS encoding purine-cytosine permease family protein, giving the protein MTQQPTRDVVSEAATPRVAVETNGINVIAEEERKGRPAQLFWPWFGSNVSVFGLAYGSFLLGFGISFWQAMIAGIIGIVVSFLLCGLVAIAGKRGSAPTLVLSRAAFGVNGNRVPSILSWVLTVGWETALVSLATLATAQLFDQLGWSGGTVTKVVALLVVAALVVGGGVLGFDAIMRMQTVITWVTGILTVVYIVLVADHVDWSTVSSLPSGTLAAFVGALVLAMTGYGFGWVNAAADYSRYLPRSASSRGVVGWTTFGGALAPVILLIAGGLLAGSDPELSANIGLDPIGALGTLLPTWFLVPFIVVVLLGLIGGALLDIYSSGLSLLAAGLRVPRPVAASIDGTLMVLGTIAVVFFADSFIGPFQGFLITLGVPIAAWCGIFLGDLAMRRRDYAERDLFDARGRYGSVQAVPLVLLAVGTFLGWGLVTNTYAGWLSWQGYLLGPFGLGGKDGAWAFANLGVLAAFLVGLLGMLLLRRSAVRAQEAA; this is encoded by the coding sequence ATGACGCAGCAGCCGACCCGCGATGTGGTCTCCGAGGCCGCGACCCCGCGGGTCGCCGTCGAGACCAACGGCATCAACGTCATCGCCGAGGAGGAGCGCAAGGGCCGGCCGGCGCAGCTGTTCTGGCCGTGGTTCGGCTCGAACGTCAGCGTCTTCGGCCTGGCCTACGGCTCCTTCCTGCTCGGCTTCGGCATCTCGTTCTGGCAGGCGATGATCGCCGGGATCATCGGCATCGTCGTCTCGTTCCTGCTCTGCGGGCTGGTCGCGATCGCCGGCAAGCGCGGCTCGGCGCCCACCCTCGTGCTCAGCCGCGCCGCCTTCGGCGTCAACGGCAACCGGGTCCCGTCGATCCTGTCGTGGGTCCTCACCGTGGGCTGGGAGACGGCGCTGGTCTCCCTCGCGACGCTGGCCACCGCGCAGCTGTTCGACCAGCTCGGCTGGAGCGGCGGCACGGTCACCAAGGTCGTCGCCCTGCTCGTCGTCGCCGCGCTGGTGGTCGGCGGCGGCGTCCTCGGCTTCGACGCCATCATGCGGATGCAGACCGTCATCACCTGGGTGACCGGCATCCTCACCGTCGTCTACATCGTGCTGGTCGCCGACCACGTGGACTGGTCGACGGTGTCGTCGCTGCCCAGCGGCACGCTCGCCGCCTTCGTCGGCGCGCTGGTCCTGGCGATGACCGGCTACGGCTTCGGCTGGGTCAACGCGGCCGCCGACTACTCCCGCTACCTGCCGCGCTCCGCGTCCTCCCGCGGCGTCGTCGGGTGGACGACGTTCGGCGGCGCGCTCGCCCCGGTGATCCTGCTCATCGCCGGTGGCCTGCTCGCCGGCTCGGACCCCGAGCTCTCCGCGAACATCGGCCTGGACCCGATCGGCGCCCTGGGCACTCTGCTGCCCACCTGGTTCCTCGTGCCGTTCATCGTCGTCGTCCTGCTCGGGCTGATCGGCGGCGCGCTGCTGGACATCTACTCGTCCGGCCTGTCCCTGCTGGCCGCCGGCCTGCGCGTGCCGCGCCCCGTGGCCGCCTCGATCGACGGCACGCTCATGGTGCTCGGCACGATCGCGGTGGTCTTCTTCGCCGACAGCTTCATCGGACCGTTCCAGGGCTTCCTCATCACCCTGGGCGTCCCGATCGCGGCCTGGTGCGGCATCTTCCTCGGCGACCTGGCGATGCGCCGGCGCGACTACGCCGAGCGCGACCTGTTCGACGCGCGCGGCCGTTACGGCAGCGTGCAGGCAGTTCCGCTGGTGCTGCTCGCCGTCGGCACCTTCCTGGGCTGGGGCCTGGTCACCAACACCTACGCCGGCTGGCTGAGCTGGCAGGGGTACCTGCTCGGTCCGTTCGGGCTGGGCGGCAAGGACGGCGCCTGGGCCTTCGCCAACCTCGGCGTGCTCGCCGCGTTCCTGGTCGGCCTGCTGGGCATGCTGCTGCTGCGCCGTTCCGCCGTCCGGGCGCAGGAGGCCGCGTGA
- a CDS encoding pyridoxamine 5'-phosphate oxidase family protein, which yields MTTEETTKVADLLKDERTGLFTTIAPDGTLISRPMAMQEVEFDGDLWFFAERNSRKVAHITANPQVNVSTSGSSSWVSLTGHAVVIDDLDKKRTLWNTVVEAWFPDGPEDPDVVLLRVDAASAEYWDSPGGRLASVISFAKAKLTGQPYDGGENERVDL from the coding sequence ATGACGACGGAAGAGACGACGAAGGTCGCGGACCTGCTGAAGGACGAGCGGACCGGCCTGTTCACCACGATCGCGCCCGACGGCACGCTGATCAGCCGGCCGATGGCGATGCAGGAGGTCGAGTTCGACGGCGACCTGTGGTTCTTCGCGGAGCGGAACTCGCGCAAGGTCGCGCACATCACGGCGAACCCGCAGGTCAACGTCTCGACGTCGGGGAGCTCGAGCTGGGTGTCGCTGACCGGGCATGCCGTCGTCATCGACGACCTGGACAAGAAGCGCACGCTCTGGAACACGGTCGTCGAGGCGTGGTTCCCCGACGGACCGGAGGACCCGGACGTCGTCCTGCTGCGGGTCGACGCCGCGTCGGCGGAGTACTGGGACTCCCCCGGCGGCCGGCTGGCCAGCGTGATCAGCTTCGCCAAGGCCAAGCTGACCGGGCAGCCCTACGACGGCGGCGAGAACGAGCGCGTCGACCTCTGA
- the mftA gene encoding mycofactocin precursor MftA (Mycofactocin is a small molecule electron carrier derived from the final two amino acids, Val-Tyr, of MftA, the mycofactocin precursor. It plays a role in redox homeostasis and the metabolism of alcohols and aldehydes in Actinobacteria, including Mycobacterium tuberculosis.) has product MPETTTVPDVEADVETEVEAPAAEEALVEESLVEEVSIDGMCGVY; this is encoded by the coding sequence ATGCCCGAGACGACGACCGTTCCTGACGTCGAGGCCGACGTCGAGACCGAGGTCGAGGCCCCCGCCGCCGAGGAGGCGCTGGTGGAGGAGTCGCTGGTCGAGGAGGTCTCGATCGACGGCATGTGCGGCGTCTACTGA
- the mftF gene encoding mycofactocin biosynthesis glycosyltransferase MftF (Members of this protein family, MftF, are glycosyltransferases, members of PF00535 (glycosyl transferase family 2). The encoding gene is found as part of the mycofactocin cassette, in Mycobacterium tuberculosis, many other Actinobacteria, and occasional members of other lineages. Mycofactocin itself, a putative redox carrier, is a heavily modified derivative of the C-terminal Val-Tyr dipeptide of the mycofactocin precursor MftA (TIGR03969).) — protein sequence MTVGPPPSGRLPDGFAVRLDPAVQRRDDGATLLGGSPLRLMRLSARARALLADRLTVRDATTAELAARLLDAGLAVPAVVPRRPDDVTVVIPVRDRAPELARLLAALRAEPATAQVPVIVVDDGSVEPVVADGATVLRHASARGPAAARNTGLRAATTATVAFLDSDCVPRPGWLAALSPHLDDPRLALVAPRIVGLPAARPTWLTPYEHAVSALDMGDRPAAVRPLSAVSYVPSAALLARRAALGDGFDESMPVAEDVDLVWRLAAAGWRVRYEPAALVAHEHPAAPRAWLRRRAFYGTGAALLAGRHGSAVAPVVISPWSAAVWGLLLAGRRGVLPAAGVLAVASARLAHRLRRPGDRVPAGFAAGLVLRGTATAGTTLARSLTRHHWPLALIAAVVSRRARRVVLAAAVADAGLAWWPHRAEVGPLRFAAARRLEDLAYGAGLWAGALRARDARALLPAVPPRF from the coding sequence TTGACCGTCGGTCCGCCGCCGTCGGGCCGGCTGCCCGACGGGTTCGCCGTCCGGCTGGATCCCGCGGTGCAGCGGCGGGACGACGGCGCGACGCTGCTCGGCGGCTCGCCCCTGCGGCTGATGCGGCTCTCGGCCCGCGCGCGGGCGCTGCTCGCCGACCGGCTGACCGTCCGCGACGCGACCACCGCCGAGCTGGCCGCCCGGCTGCTCGACGCCGGCCTGGCGGTTCCCGCGGTGGTGCCACGCCGTCCGGACGACGTCACGGTCGTGATCCCGGTCCGCGACCGCGCGCCCGAGCTGGCCCGGCTGCTGGCGGCGCTCCGGGCCGAGCCGGCGACCGCGCAGGTGCCGGTGATCGTGGTGGACGACGGCTCCGTCGAACCCGTGGTCGCGGACGGCGCCACGGTGCTCCGGCACGCGAGCGCGCGTGGCCCCGCGGCCGCCCGCAACACCGGGTTGCGGGCCGCGACGACCGCGACCGTGGCCTTCCTCGACTCCGACTGCGTGCCACGACCCGGCTGGCTGGCGGCGCTGAGCCCGCACCTCGACGACCCGCGGCTGGCGCTCGTCGCCCCGCGGATCGTCGGGCTGCCGGCCGCCCGGCCGACCTGGCTGACCCCGTACGAGCACGCGGTCAGCGCGCTGGACATGGGCGACCGGCCGGCCGCCGTCCGTCCCCTGTCCGCCGTCTCGTACGTGCCCAGCGCCGCGCTGCTGGCCCGGCGGGCTGCGCTGGGCGACGGGTTCGACGAGTCCATGCCGGTCGCCGAGGACGTCGACCTGGTCTGGCGGCTGGCCGCGGCCGGCTGGCGGGTGCGCTACGAGCCGGCGGCGCTGGTCGCGCACGAGCACCCCGCCGCGCCGAGGGCCTGGCTGCGGCGGCGCGCGTTCTACGGCACGGGGGCCGCGCTGCTCGCCGGCCGGCACGGCTCCGCGGTCGCGCCGGTGGTGATCTCGCCGTGGTCGGCCGCGGTGTGGGGGCTGCTGCTCGCCGGCCGCCGCGGCGTGCTGCCCGCCGCCGGGGTGCTGGCCGTGGCGTCGGCCCGGCTGGCCCACCGGCTGCGCCGGCCCGGCGACCGGGTGCCCGCCGGGTTCGCGGCCGGCCTGGTGCTGCGCGGCACCGCCACCGCCGGGACGACGCTGGCCCGCTCCCTCACCCGGCACCACTGGCCGCTCGCGCTGATCGCCGCGGTGGTCTCCCGCCGCGCCCGCCGGGTGGTGCTCGCGGCCGCGGTCGCCGACGCGGGGCTCGCGTGGTGGCCGCACCGTGCCGAGGTCGGACCGCTGCGCTTCGCCGCCGCCCGCCGGCTCGAGGACCTCGCCTACGGCGCCGGACTGTGGGCCGGTGCGCTGCGGGCCCGCGACGCCCGTGCTCTGCTGCCCGCCGTCCCCCCGAGGTTCTAG
- the mftB gene encoding mycofactocin biosynthesis chaperone MftB (MftB, a small protein, is a peptide chaperone that assists the radical SAM enzyme MftC in performing two modifications to the C-terminal Val-Tyr dipeptide of the mycofactocin precursor peptide, MftA. MftB's role is analogous to the role of PqqD in the biosynthesis of PQQ, a cofactor that derives entirely from a Tyr and a Glu in the precursor PqqA.), whose product MDEFDPGLAWRRSASVALRPEPFGALVYSFRNRKLSFLKSQQLVTVVESLADHPSATATLAACGVAEAQRPAYVKALADLARSEMIEPRESV is encoded by the coding sequence GTGGACGAGTTCGACCCGGGCCTGGCCTGGCGCCGGTCAGCCTCGGTCGCCCTGCGGCCGGAACCGTTCGGCGCGCTGGTCTACTCCTTCCGCAACCGCAAGCTGTCGTTCCTCAAGTCGCAGCAACTGGTGACCGTGGTCGAGTCGCTGGCCGACCACCCGTCGGCGACGGCGACCCTGGCCGCCTGCGGGGTGGCCGAGGCGCAGCGCCCGGCGTACGTGAAGGCGCTGGCCGACCTGGCCCGCTCGGAGATGATCGAACCCCGGGAGTCCGTGTGA
- the mftC gene encoding mycofactocin radical SAM maturase (MftC is a radical SAM/SPASM enzyme that catalyzes the first two steps in biosynthesis of the electron carrier mycofactocin from the terminal Val-Tyr dipeptide of the precursor peptide MftA.), translating to MTAVLPARSQVGRLIDQFEYGLDAPICLTWELTYACNLACVHCLSSSGRRDPRELTTAEAEAVIDELQRMQVFYVNVGGGEPTVRPDFWHLLDYAIDHQVGVKFSTNGVKLSRSRAAQLAATDYVDVQISLDGATAEVNDRVRGAGSFATAVRALENLAEAGMKDFKVSVVVTRENVAQLDDFKALTDRYGAQLRITRLRPSGRGADVWDQLHPTQAQQRELYEWLLANGDDVLTGDSFFHLSAYGQALPGLNLCGAGRVVCLIDPVGDVYACPFAIHEQFLAGNVRSPGGFQAVWQQSELFAELRSPQTGGACTKCGHFDACRGGCMAAKFFTGLPLDGPDPECVQGFGETALAARDGSTATPKSHLDHSHSGPVRGQPTLLGMPTIPAKICDESPLAGVPRV from the coding sequence GTGACCGCCGTCCTGCCGGCCCGATCGCAAGTTGGGCGGCTGATCGACCAGTTCGAGTACGGGCTGGACGCGCCGATCTGCCTGACCTGGGAGCTCACCTACGCCTGCAACCTGGCGTGCGTGCACTGCCTGTCGTCGTCGGGACGGCGGGACCCCCGCGAGCTGACCACCGCCGAGGCCGAGGCGGTGATCGACGAGCTGCAGCGGATGCAGGTCTTCTACGTCAACGTCGGCGGCGGCGAGCCGACCGTGCGGCCGGACTTCTGGCACCTGCTCGACTACGCGATCGACCACCAGGTCGGGGTCAAGTTCTCCACCAACGGCGTCAAGCTGAGCCGCTCGCGCGCCGCCCAGCTGGCGGCTACCGACTACGTGGACGTGCAGATCTCCCTGGACGGCGCGACCGCCGAGGTCAACGACCGGGTCCGCGGCGCCGGCTCGTTCGCCACCGCGGTGCGCGCCCTGGAGAACCTGGCCGAGGCCGGGATGAAGGACTTCAAGGTCTCCGTCGTCGTCACCCGGGAGAACGTCGCCCAGCTCGACGACTTCAAGGCCCTCACCGACCGGTACGGCGCCCAGCTGCGCATCACCCGCCTGCGCCCGTCCGGCCGCGGCGCCGACGTGTGGGACCAGCTGCACCCGACCCAGGCCCAGCAGCGCGAGCTCTACGAGTGGCTGCTGGCCAACGGCGACGACGTGCTGACCGGGGACTCCTTCTTCCACCTCTCCGCCTACGGGCAGGCGCTGCCGGGGCTGAACCTGTGCGGTGCGGGGCGGGTGGTCTGCCTGATCGACCCGGTCGGCGACGTGTACGCCTGCCCGTTCGCCATCCACGAGCAGTTCCTGGCGGGCAACGTGCGCTCCCCGGGCGGTTTCCAGGCCGTGTGGCAGCAGTCGGAGCTGTTCGCCGAGTTGCGCAGCCCGCAGACCGGCGGCGCGTGCACGAAGTGCGGGCACTTCGACGCGTGCCGCGGCGGCTGCATGGCGGCGAAGTTCTTCACCGGCCTGCCGCTGGACGGTCCGGACCCGGAGTGCGTGCAGGGCTTCGGCGAGACGGCGCTGGCCGCCCGCGACGGCTCGACGGCCACGCCGAAGAGCCACCTCGACCACTCGCACTCCGGCCCGGTCCGCGGCCAGCCGACGTTGCTGGGCATGCCGACCATCCCGGCCAAGATCTGCGACGAGTCCCCGCTCGCCGGCGTGCCCCGCGTCTGA
- a CDS encoding SDR family oxidoreductase — protein MPTSRRPVTVITGAGRGIGAATARHLAGTGHDVVLGYRRDRAAAESVAAQAAGHGARAVAVRADVTDEDDVDRLFDAAAELGPVTGVVANAGATLHVGDLADTSVEVIRRVLDVNLLGVLLCCRRAARTMSTRRGGSGGAIVTVSSAAATLGSAHEYVHYAAAKAGVDALTIGLAKELAGDGIRVNAVAPGTVRTEIHAAAGDPGRPERVAARIPLGRPGEVDEIAPAIGWLLDPRASYISGAVLRVAGGL, from the coding sequence GTGCCAACGAGCCGACGACCGGTCACCGTCATCACCGGAGCGGGTCGCGGCATCGGCGCCGCGACGGCGCGGCACCTCGCCGGGACCGGCCACGACGTCGTGCTCGGCTACCGGCGGGACCGCGCGGCGGCCGAGTCGGTCGCGGCGCAGGCCGCGGGGCACGGCGCGCGGGCCGTCGCCGTCCGGGCGGACGTGACCGACGAGGACGACGTCGACCGGCTGTTCGACGCCGCCGCCGAGCTCGGCCCGGTGACCGGCGTGGTCGCCAACGCCGGCGCGACCCTGCACGTCGGGGACCTCGCGGACACCTCCGTCGAGGTCATCCGGCGGGTGCTCGACGTCAACCTGCTCGGCGTCCTGCTGTGCTGCCGCCGGGCCGCCCGGACGATGTCCACCCGCCGTGGCGGCTCCGGCGGGGCGATCGTCACCGTGTCGTCGGCCGCCGCGACGCTGGGCTCCGCCCACGAGTACGTGCACTACGCCGCGGCGAAGGCGGGGGTCGACGCCCTCACGATCGGGCTGGCCAAGGAGCTGGCCGGCGACGGCATCCGGGTCAACGCCGTCGCGCCGGGCACGGTGCGCACGGAGATCCACGCCGCCGCCGGCGACCCCGGACGCCCCGAGCGCGTCGCGGCCCGCATCCCGCTCGGCCGGCCGGGGGAGGTCGACGAGATCGCCCCCGCCATCGGGTGGCTGCTCGACCCGCGCGCCTCCTACATCAGCGGCGCGGTGCTGCGCGTCGCCGGCGGGCTCTAG
- a CDS encoding MFS transporter: MSSEPTSAPSRVDPRAVVAIAALAVGGFAIGTTEFVTMGVLPDIADGVGVSIPEAGHIVSFYALGVVVGAPIIAALSARLPRRALLVALMAAFLVGNAASALAPGFATLSLARFVSGLPHGAFFGVASLVAASLVSPRLRGRAVSSVLLGLSVAMVAGVPLATWLGQQVGWRAAYWLVVVLAALTMAAVLAVVPHSPGNADATVRGELDALRRPQVLLTLLVGIVGFGGMFALYSYIAPVATDVAGFARGTVPWVLLAYGVGGLVGTALGGRLADLALFRSLVGSIVVLGVLLALVALTSPWKPALFVGVFLVSVAASCLAICLQLRLMETAGEAQMLGAALNHSALNLANALGAWLGGLVIAAGLGYRAPSVVGAGLAAAGLVPLAVSAVLRRRWHQEAAVRQREELVALR; this comes from the coding sequence GTGAGTTCCGAGCCGACGTCCGCCCCTTCCCGAGTCGACCCCCGGGCCGTCGTGGCGATCGCCGCGCTGGCGGTCGGCGGCTTCGCGATCGGCACCACCGAGTTCGTGACGATGGGCGTGCTGCCCGACATCGCCGACGGCGTCGGCGTGAGCATCCCCGAGGCCGGGCACATCGTCAGCTTCTACGCGCTCGGTGTCGTCGTCGGCGCCCCGATCATCGCCGCGCTGTCGGCCCGGCTGCCGCGCCGCGCGCTGCTCGTCGCGCTCATGGCCGCCTTCCTCGTCGGCAACGCGGCCAGCGCGCTCGCCCCCGGCTTCGCCACGCTCTCCCTCGCCCGATTCGTCAGCGGCCTGCCGCACGGCGCGTTCTTCGGCGTCGCCTCGCTGGTCGCCGCCTCCCTCGTGTCGCCACGGCTGCGCGGCCGCGCGGTCAGCTCGGTGCTGCTCGGCCTGTCGGTCGCGATGGTCGCCGGCGTCCCGCTGGCCACCTGGCTCGGTCAGCAGGTCGGCTGGCGCGCGGCGTATTGGCTGGTCGTCGTCCTGGCGGCGCTGACGATGGCCGCCGTCCTCGCCGTCGTGCCGCACTCCCCCGGCAACGCCGACGCGACCGTCCGCGGGGAGCTCGACGCGCTGCGCCGTCCGCAGGTGCTGCTCACGCTGCTGGTCGGGATCGTCGGGTTCGGCGGCATGTTCGCCCTGTACAGCTACATCGCGCCGGTCGCGACCGACGTCGCCGGCTTCGCCCGCGGCACGGTCCCGTGGGTGCTGCTCGCCTACGGCGTGGGCGGTCTCGTCGGGACGGCGCTCGGCGGCCGGCTGGCCGACCTGGCGCTCTTCCGCTCGCTGGTCGGCAGCATCGTCGTCCTCGGGGTGCTGCTCGCCCTGGTCGCGCTGACCTCGCCGTGGAAGCCGGCGCTGTTCGTCGGCGTCTTCCTCGTCTCGGTCGCGGCCTCCTGCCTGGCGATCTGCCTGCAGCTGCGGCTCATGGAGACCGCCGGCGAGGCGCAGATGCTGGGCGCCGCGCTCAACCACTCGGCGCTGAACCTGGCGAACGCGCTCGGCGCCTGGCTCGGCGGCCTGGTCATCGCCGCGGGCCTCGGCTACCGCGCGCCGAGCGTGGTCGGCGCCGGTCTCGCCGCCGCCGGGCTCGTGCCGCTGGCGGTGTCCGCGGTCCTCCGCCGCCGGTGGCACCAGGAGGCCGCCGTCCGGCAGCGCGAGGAGCTCGTCGCCCTTCGCTGA